One window of the Trifolium pratense cultivar HEN17-A07 linkage group LG2, ARS_RC_1.1, whole genome shotgun sequence genome contains the following:
- the LOC123908263 gene encoding uncharacterized protein LOC123908263, giving the protein MELSYSAITLFFFFFSFVASNPSDSYFKTTYDRLCNTVVPAPTAPFNAETSPRLAEFLRFQSGYFSGGDPIFNRSTAESLAKHVFFHVNFVRKTSTDGVHKLQAQLVLRHREVVDRTRHRSLAMVYPGRRVSHWRVLGMNVHLNGFWSQSSGKLCMFGTGNYGRFNRHNVNVVLKLSYPNDVSLSSSLITGTLETFDDMKIEPISILALSQSPNYSFKMIENKNDSGCVPGAAGESLNLSNLNQGACSVFSGHRNRFRLEYGSNCHNASCSPLGGGGDFENLPGFMHFYPTRCVEKRKIHMMLGFPNMDYNEYVFPFYPNTTLISEGVWDEKENQLCAVVCRILNFTGSPYVGDCSIKLTLRFPAVLSLRNRSTVFGRIWSDKLVGESGYFGSIGFEGNWKASRVVPGLQYKYTEIDRVRKSCGEKVTARGKEKKYPDGLTSDMAFSLSVTNTKGQVTQGYSSPLFVGDQIYDRQTYGVPFMPTNGNLKAHSFQFSSSLNVSYAITLNHFKLGSQDSETKIKINAEGLYNRKTGVMCLVGCRHLRTNDKILIKNDSLDCEIMVNVQFPPMNSKGGESVKGTIESTRQKVDPYYFEPLQLSSYSIYRSQVDASIWRMDFEIIMVLISNTLSCVFVGLQLFHVKKHSEVLPHISIVMLLVITLGHMIPLMLNFEALFKVNHNSVPDAFLGSGGWLEVNEVIVRMVTMVAFLLELRLVQLTWSSRQGEESQISLWASEKRVLYMTLPLYIGGGLIAWLGHVWKNSSQKSSRPLHLSRHRSKFPLVGQHSYQGPSLWADFKSYAGLLLDGFLLPQILFNLLSNSGEKSLASSFYFGTTIVRILPHAYDLYRTHSSSWYLDMSYIYADHGKDFYSTVWDIIIPIAALLFAFLVYFQQRFGSRCFLPKRFRETSSYEKVPVIGNDDL; this is encoded by the coding sequence atggaacttTCTTATTCTGCTATcactcttttcttcttcttcttctccttcgTAGCTTCAAACCCTTCCgattcatatttcaaaacaACCTACGATCGTCTCTGCAACACCGTCGTCCCTGCACCAACAGCTCCGTTCAATGCCGAAACCTCCCCCCGTCTGGCCGAATTTCTCCGATTTCAGTCCGGTTACTTCTCCGGCGGCGATCCAATTTTCAACCGATCAACTGCCGAAAGCCTCGCAAAGCATGTCTTCTTTCACGTGAACTTCGTCCGGAAAACTTCCACCGACGGAGTTCACAAATTGCAGGCGCAACTAGTTCTCCGGCATCGAGAAGTTGTAGACCGCACTCGTCACAGGTCGTTGGCGATGGTTTATCCGGGACGTAGGGTTTCGCATTGGCGGGTTTTGGGGATGAATGTTCATCTCAATGGTTTTTGGTCACAATCTTCTGGTAAGCTTTGTATGTTTGGAACTGGAAATTATGGTAGGTTCAATAGGCATAATGTTAATGTTGTTCTTAAGCTTAGTTATCCGAATGATGTTTCGCTTTCGAGTAGTTTGATTACCGGAACTCTAGAAACCTTTGATGATATGAAGATTGAACCCATTTCAATATTGGCTTTATCTCAGAGTCCAAATTATAGCTTTAAAATGATTGAGAACAAAAATGATAGTGGTTGTGTACCTGGAGCGGCCGGGGAGAGTTTGAATCTTAGTAATCTGAATCAAGGTGCTTGCAGTGTGTTTTCTGGACATAGGAATAGGTTTCGGCTTGAATATGGGAGTAACTGCCATAATGCTAGTTGCAGTCCacttggtggtggtggtgattttGAGAACTTGCCTGGTTTCATGCATTTCTATCCTACTCGGTGTGTGGAGAAGCGGAAGATTCATATGATGTTGGGTTTTCCTAACATGGATTACAATGAATATGTGTTTCCGTTTTATCCAAATACAACGTTGATATCTGAGGGGGTATGGGATGAGAAGGAGAATCAGCTTTGTGCAGTTGTGTGTCGGATTTTGAACTTCACGGGATCTCCTTATGTTGGAGATTGCTCGATTAAGCTCACGTTAAGGTTTCCTGCTGTGTTGTCTTTGAGAAACAGGAGTACTGTTTTTGGCCGGATATGGAGTGATAAACTTGTTGGTGAATCAGGCTACTTTGGTAGCATTGGATTTGAGGGTAACTGGAAGGCATCAAGAGTTGTACCTGGTTTACAATACAAGTATACTGAAATTGACAGAGTGAGAAAGTCTTGTGGAGAAAAGGTGACTGCTagaggaaaagaaaagaagtatCCAGATGGATTAACTTCTGATATGGCATTCAGCTTGTCTGTGACAAACACTAAAGGGCAAGTAACTCAAGGTTACTCGTCGCCACTGTTTGTTGGTGATCAAATATATGACAGGCAGACTTATGGGGTTCCATTTATGCCGACAAATGGGAACTTGAAAGCACACAGTTTTCAGTTCAGCAGTTCATTGAATGTCAGTTATGCAATAACCTTGAACCATTTTAAGCTTGGTAGTCAAGACTctgaaacaaaaattaaaattaatgctGAAGGATTGTACAATAGGAAAACTGGAGTTATGTGTCTAGTAGGATGTCGGCATTTGAGAACAAATGACAAAATACTGATAAAGAACGATTCTCTGGACTGTGAAATCATGGTTAATGTCCAGTTTCCTCCAATGAATTCAAAAGGAGGTGAATCTGTTAAAGGGACTATAGAAAGCACACGACAAAAGGTAGACCCCTATTATTTTGAGCCCCTTCAGTTGTCTTCATATTCTATTTACCGAAGCCAAGTAGATGCATCCATTTGGAGAATGGACTTTGAGATAATTATGGTATTGATATCAAACACACTTTCTTGTGTGTTTGTAGGATTGCAACTCTTCCATGTGAAAAAGCACTCAGAAGTACTTCCTCACATTTCCATTGTGATGCTTCTTGTTATTACTCTAGGTCACATGATTCCCCTGATGCTGAACTTTGAAGCCTTATTCAAGGTGAATCATAATAGTGTGCCGGATGCTTTTCTTGGGAGTGGAGGGTGGCTTGAAGTGAATGAAGTCATTGTGAGGATGGTGACAATGGTAGCTTTTCTTCTAGAGTTGCGTCTTGTACAGTTGACCTGGTCTTCAAGACAAGGTGAGGAAAGCCAGATAAGCTTGTGGGCTTCCGAAAAAAGGGTTCTTTATATGACTCTACCATTGTATATTGGAGGTGGCTTGATTGCTTGGTTGGGGCACGTATGGAAGAATTCTAGCCAGAAAAGTTCTCGACCGCTCCATCTTTCACGCCATAGGTCCAAGTTTCCTCTTGTTGGACAACATTCTTATCAAGGTCCTTCACTATGGGCAGACTTCAAATCTTATGCTGGTTTACTCCTGGATGGCTTTCTGCTTCCACAAATTCTGTTCAACTTATTGTCTAACTCGGGAGAAAAGTCTCTAGcatcttcattttattttggaaCAACCATTGTTCGTATACTTCCCCATGCATATGATCTTTATAGAACTCACAGTTCTTCATGGTACCTTGATATGTCATACATATATGCAGACCATGGAAAGGATTTTTATTCAACAGTTTGGGACATCATAATTCCAATTGCTGCTCTTTTGTTCGCTTTCCTCGTATACTTTCAGCAAAGATTCGGAAGCCGCTGCT
- the LOC123908015 gene encoding probable ubiquitin-conjugating enzyme E2 24 — protein sequence MEAHMTDSDWESSSESCSSEDQEDIDFQYGGQARSILSSLEESIGRIDDFLSFERTFAYGDVVCSLSDPSGQMGRVVSVDVLVDLENVQGNILKNVNSKKLLKIRSISEGDCVVKGSWLGQVQRVVDRLTVLFDDGTKYEITTLEKDKILPQTPNFLEDSQYPYYPGQRVKIKSSTASKSARWLCDNWRDNHDEGTVCSVEAGLVYVNWLASVPLGSNVNANAPPCWQDSKNLTMLSCFSHANWQLGDWCMLPVADQKEQVEKMIRDSSDSYLRNKHSMAREYRRRNLHSSMEELFIIGRIKTKVDIIWQNGEHTFGSDPQNLVPVNVINTHEFWPNQFVMEKGTSDSDVDKPSSNKQWGVVLSVDAKEHTVNVQWRTVPASEPGDLVGETTTETVSAYELIEHPDFSCCFGDIVFKASQKQLGYLAEKNNANSMSDLNVEAPLKNLDQIGYQNKSQDNCHLSCIGNVTGFKDGHVEVKWATGLTTKIPPYEIFRFDKQEGSTATPVFYETNIEELAQEIVEYGNLPSDQKVKGLSDCNVDKDKCEKNPRESSSFSLPQAAFELFSSIKAGIFQKLGVTSFYGAVSSVPTFEEGNTSDFLDKKDLETCGHDTDSYPVSRLQSTEDSTPYDEVIRIHEGSDVPVSSDSNGSDQLKQFDVIDNCSDHHFFNEGKGLPLSQVKKGWSKKVQQEWSILEKNLPETIYVRVFEERMDLMRAAIVGASGTPYQDGLFFFDICFPPEYPNEPPMVHYISGGLQLNPNLYESGKVCLSLLNTWSGTATEVWNPGASTVLQVLLSLQALVLNEKPYFNEAGYDQQIGRAEGEKNSVSYNENAFLLTYKSMLYLLRNPPEHFEALVEEHFRQRSKHILMACEACLEGGPIGGEKTEHENQKGTSTGFKLMLAKLFPKLVKAFSEKGIDCSQFVDTQK from the exons ATGGAAGCTCACATGACTGATTCAGACTGGGAGTCTTCCAGTGAGAGCTGCAGCAGTGAGGATCAAGAGGATATTGATTTTCAGTATGGAGGGCAAGCTCGGAGCATATTGTCGAGTTTAGAGGAAAGCATCGGTAGGATCGATGATTTTCTCTCGTTTGAGAGGACATTTGCTTATGGCGATGTTGTCTGCTCCTTGTCAGACCCATCTGGACAGATGGGGAGGGTTGTCAGTGTTGACGTGTTGGTGGATTTGGAAAATGTTCAAggaaacatattaaaaaatgtcaACTCTAAGAAACTTCTGAAGATTCGTTCCATTTCAGAAGGTGATTGTGTAGTTAAAGGGTCGTGGCTTGGTCAGGTTCAGAGGGTAGTGGATAGATTAACCGTATTGTTCGATGACGGGACTAAATACGAAATCACTACCTTGGAAAAAGATAAGATTTTACCACAAACTCCTAATTTTCTTGAAGATTCACAGTATCCATACTATCCAGGGCAGAGAGTGAAGATTAAGTCCTCGACCGCTTCTAAATCAGCTAGATGGCTATGTGACAATTGGAGAGACAATCATGATGAAGGAACTGTTTGTTCTGTGGAAGCCGGTTTGGTGTATGTTAATTGGCTTGCGTCGGTTCCTTTAGGTTCTAATGTGAATGCAAATGCTCCTCCATGTTGGCAAGATTCCAAAAACTTGACCATGTTATCGTGTTTTTCACACGCAAACTGGCAACTCGGTGATTGGTGCATGCTCCCAGTTGCAGACCAAAAGGAACAAGTCGAAAAGATGATTCGAGATTCATCTGATAGTTATCTTCGTAATAAGCATAGTATGGCTAGGGAATATAGGAGAAGAAACCTTCACTCTAGCATGGAGGAATTGTTTATAATTGGGAGGATAAAGACCAAAGTTGATATTATTTGGCAAAATGGTGAACATACTTTCGGATCAGATCCACAGAATTTAGTTCCTGTCAATGTCATAAACACTCATGAATTTTGGCCTAATCAGTTTGTGATGGAAAAAGGTACTTCTGATTCTGATGTTGATAAGCCTAGCAGCAATAAACAATGGGGTGTCGTTCTATCGGTTGATGCAAAAGAGCATACGGTAAACGTACAATGGAGAACAGTTCCTGCATCTGAGCCAGGTGATTTGGTTGGAGAAACAACGACGGAAACTGTGAGTGCCTATGAACTCATTGAGCACCCGGATTTTTCCTGTTGTTTTGGTGATATTGTGTTCAAGGCGTCTCAAAAACAGCTTGGTTACCTAGCTGAGAAAAATAATGCAAATTCAATGAGTGACTTGAATGTGGAAGCTCCGCTGAAAAACCTGGACCAAATCGGTTATCAGAATAAGTCGCAAGATAACTGTCACCTATCCTGTATTGGCAATGTTACCGGTTTCAAAGATGGTCATGTGGAGGTGAAATGGGCTACTGGTTTAACAACCAAG ATTCCACCCTATGAAATTTTCCGGTTTGACAAACAAGAAGGTTCAACTGCAACTCCTGTTTTTTATGAAACAAATATTGAGGAGTTGGCTCAAGAGATTGTTGAATATGGAAATCTACCTTCTGACCAGAAAGTAAAG GGCTTGTCAGATTGTAATGTCGATAAAGATAAATGTGAAAAGAATCCCAGAGAGAGTAGTTCATTTTCCCTTCCTCAAGCTGCCTTTGAACTTTTCTCCAGCATTAAAGCCGGCATATTCCAAAAACTTGGCGTGACATCCTTTTATGGAGCTGTTTCCTCGGTCCCTACATTTGAAGAGGGAAATACATCTGATTTTCTCGACAAGAAAGATTTGGAAACTTGTGGCCATGACACTGATTCATATCCTGTGAGCAGGTTGCAGTCTACTGAAGACTCAACTCCATACGATGAAGTCATTAGGATTCATGAGGGGAGTGATGTTCCGGTTTCTTCAGACAGTAACGGTTCAGATCAGTTGAAGCAGTTTGATGTAATTGATAATTGCTCAGACCACCACTTTTTTAACGAGGGAAAAGGGCTGCCATTATCTCAG GTTAAGAAAGGTTGGTCGAAAAAGGTACAACAAGAATGGAGCATCCTAGAGAAAAATCTTCCCG AAACCATTTATGTCCGTGTTTTCGAAGAAAGAATGGATCTCATGCGAGCAGCCATTGTTGGTGCGTCAGGGACACCTTATCAGGATGGCTTGTTTTTCTTCGATATATGTTTCCCTCCCGAGTATCCCAATGAACCACCT ATGGTGCACTACATTTCTGGCGGGCTACAATTAAATCCTAATTTATACGAGTCAGGGAAAGTGTGTTTGAGTCTCCTAAACACATGGAGTGGTACCGCGACTGAAGTGTGGAACCCTGGAGCTTCGACAGTTCTTCAAGTCCTTCTCTCTTTACAAGCTCTTGTCCTTAATGAGAAGCCTTATTTCAACGAGGCTGGATACGACCAACAAATTGGCAGAGCCGAAGGAGAGAAAAACTCAGTTAGCTACAATGAGAATGCTTTCCTTCTCACCTACAAATCCATGCTGTATCTATTAAGAAATCCTCCGGAG CATTTCGAGGCATTGGTGGAAGAACACTTTCGACAACGCTCCAAACATATACTTATGGCTTGTGAGGCATGTCTTGAAGGAGGTCCTATTGGAGGCGAAAAAACTGAGCATGAAAACCAGAAAGGAACTTCTACAGGATTTAAACTTATGCTTGCTAAACTCTTCCCTAAGCTTGTAAAAGCATTTTCTGAAAAGGGTATTGATTGCTCTCAGTTTGTTGACACGCAAAAGTAA
- the LOC123910974 gene encoding uncharacterized protein LOC123910974, producing the protein MSTSSAFFVICILHSIIAITSGALMMFYMKEVYTFGHGVQTATKLLGSTPHDQLLIKTSDSFSGLLLIAIGFLLFMVSFVKDRDFQHFFAKGCILLHVFMALWRIYFERKVEDLAWDWLRQTVGDILLSLSWVFFLIYSWREKYD; encoded by the coding sequence ATGTCAACCTCATCGGCGTTTTTCGTCATCTGCATTCTTCACTCAATAATCGCAATAACTTCAGGAGCTCTAATGATGTTTTACATGAAAGAAGTTTACACTTTCGGTCACGGCGTTCAAACGGCAACAAAGCTTCTTGGATCTACACCGCACGATCAACTTCTAATCAAAACCTCCGATTCGTTCTCCGGTTTACTCCTTATTGCTATTGGTTTTCTTCTCTTCATGGTTTCGTTTGTTAAGGATCGTGATTTTCAACACTTTTTTGCTAAGGGTTGTATTTTGTTACATGTTTTTATGGCTTTGTGGAGGATCTATTTTGAAAGGAAAGTTGAAGATCTTGCTTGGGATTGGCTTAGACAAACTGTTGGTGATATTCTCTTATCACTTTCTTGggttttctttcttatttactCTTGGAGAGAGAAGTAtgattag
- the LOC123907317 gene encoding probable hexosyltransferase MUCI70, with product MSGGSLGIRSGSYGSLEKQFQNGLSPIQTGRKPSKMLKEKERLFHWICKFAGRKKVGMLFLCVISAAVFVWVLYVGKGEDTQAGNGVQNINVNESISISDSPPSLISAAKIAGFATNLVLPLSPTSYFLGYTLPPGHPCNSFTLPPPPADKKRTGPRPCPVCYLPVDEAIGLMPKFPSPSPVLTNLTFTYEENLSRDGEFGGSDFGGYPTLRQRNDSFDIRESMNVHCGFVRGTKPGRNTGFDMDEDDLLYMEQCRGIVVASAVFGNFDEINEPKNISEYSKQTVCFLMFVDEVTEKYLRSSGRLGASKKIGLWRIIVARNLPYTDARRSGKIPKLLLHRIAPNARYSIWLDGKLELVVDPYQILERFLWRNNATFAISKHYRRFDVFVEAEANKAAAKYDNASIDFQIEFYKNEGLTPYTEAKLPLISDVPEGCVIIREHVPISNLFTCLWFNEVDRFTSRDQISFSTVRDKFLSRVDFHFHMFLDCERRNFVVQKYHRDVLERLAAPVIVAHVPPPPPPSSPPPPLPILETTQEKIAIPIARKGPGRRGRDRRAGSKRHRKVVAGNRDIEAN from the exons ATGAGTGGTGGGTCATTGGGTATTCGTTCGGGTAGTTATGGATCTTTGGAGAAACAATTTCAGAATGGATTATCACCTATTCAAACAGGACGTAAACCTTCTAAGATGCttaaagagaaagaaagattGTTTCATTGGATCTGCAAATTCGCTGGCCGTAAGAAGGTTGGAATGTTGTTTCTTTGTGTTATCTCTGCTGCGGTTTTCGTCTGGGTTTTGTACGTTGGAAAAG GTGAAGATACACAGGCAGGGAACGGTGTGCAAAACATTAATGTGAATGAGAGTATATCTATAAGTGATTCTCCTCCATCTTTAATCTCTGCGGCAAAGATCGCGGGGTTTGCTACTAATTTGGTACTACCCCTATCTCCGACAAGTTATTTTCTGGGTTATACTCTTCCTCCAGGGCATCCGTGTAATAGTTTTACACTCCCTCCACCACCAGCAGATAAAAAGCGTACTGGGCCACGGC CATGTCCAGTATGTTACCTTCCTGTGGATGAAGCCATTGGACTTATGCCAAAGTTTCCCTCACCGTCTCCAGTGCTTACGAATTTAACATTTACCTATGAGGAAAATCTAAGCAGAGATGGAGAATTTGGCGGTTCGGATTTTGGTGGATATCCCACTTTGAGGCAGAGAAATGATTCTTTTGATATACGGGAGTCAATGAATGTGCACTGTGG ATTTGTTAGAGGAACTAAACCTGGACGCAACACAGGATTTGACATGGATGAAGACGATCTACTTTATATGGAGCAATGCCGTGGCATAGTTGTTGCGTCAGCCGTATTTG GAAATTTTGATGAGATAAATGAGCCAAAGAATATAAGCGAGTATTCAAAGCAGACTGTATGCTTCCTTATGTTTGTAGATGAAGTAACAGAAAAATATTTGAGGAGTTCTGGCAGGCTGGGAGCCAGCAAGAAGATTGGTTTATGGAGAATTATTGTCGCCCGTAATCTTCCTTATACAGATGCCAGGCGTTCAGGGAAG ATTCCAAAGCTTCTATTGCATAGAATAGCTCCAAATGCACGCTACTCTATATGGCTTGATGGAAAGCTTGAGCTTGTTGTTGATCCATATCAGATCCTTGAAAG GTTTCTGTGGAGGAACAATGCAACTTTTGCGATATCCAAACATTATAGACGCTTTGATGTATTTGTTGAGGCTGAGGCAAATAAAGCTGCAGCAAAATATGATAACGCCTCTATTGACTTCCAGATTGAGTTTTACAAGAACGAAGGACTGACTCCGTACACGGAGGCCAAACTTCCTCTTATAAGTG ATGTTCCTGAAGGATGTGTAATAATACGCGAACATGTTCCTATTAGCAACCTCTTTACTTGTCTTTGGTTCAATGAAGTTGACCGATTTACTTCTAGGGACCAGATTAGTTTCTCAACTGTCCGGGACAAATTTTTGTCGAGAGtggattttcattttcatatgtTCTTGGATTGTGAAAGACGCAACTTCGTAGTTCAG AAATACCATAGGGATGTATTGGAGCGCCTAGCTGCACCGGTGATTGTTGCTCACGTTCCGCCGCCACCACCTCCCTCGTCTCCTCCTCCTCCATTGCCTATACTTGAAACTACACAAGAAAAAATTGCTATTCCAATAGCTAGGAAAGGTCCTGGAAGACGTGGAAGAGATAGAAGAGCGGGTTCAAAACGCCACCGCAAAGTTGTGGCTGGAAATAGAGACATTGAAGCAAATTAA